ACTCTATCTGTAAACATCTAACTCCTATCCATAAGCATCTAACCCTGCTAAAATGAAGTATAAAAAGACCCATTGACTTTGAGAAAGAGCGAGATGTAGGAGTATGAGATGTGTATGACATTTAGCTCTTTGCTGGGTTTAGAACTCTTTCCTTTGCATGTTATTTTCAACATGGACGAGCTTTATAATAAGAGCATAACTTCTATAGCATTGTGCTCAGTGTAACAGCTCCAGTGCCACACAGTGGTAGAATGAACTGTGGAACTTCTTGAATCTTTGGGGGAGAGTTAAGTTGAAGGTAATGAAAAAGTTTATGAATTATTTacataatgtatttttctttcagaatGCCTAAGTCAAAGGAACTTGTTTCTTCAAGCTCTTCTGGTAGCGATTCTGACAGTGAAGTCGACAAAAAGGTGACTATTACACCAGGTCATTTTTGTGATACTTAATTCAGCAGTATTGGTTCTGAAGGACAGCAAAACATATCAGAACCTTAAAATGAGAGCCTGGATGGACATTTCTGAAAGTGCAGATGGCCCCTGACCCACTTGACTGAAATGCCTAGATGCTTGTGGTAGACATGTAGGCCACGCCCTGAAGTCAGACTTGAGCAAGTTTTCTGACTTCAGCAAGTTTCCTGTTGAGGCTTTTTAGGAGCCCTACAGCCACTGCCTTAGACCCCAGGGGAATAGCACCAAGTTTAGGCCAAAGCCACTATTAGCTGTTGCTCAGTAGACTTCTTAGACTGGAGGTGTTCTTTATGGTGCTTGTGTGCtcttaggtcatgtctgactctttgcagccccgtggactgtcgcccaccaggttcctctctccgtgggatttctaagcaaaaattctggagtgggttgccatttcctcttccaggggatcttttctacCCTGGAACCAagctcgagtctcctgcattagcaggcagattttcttccattgagctacctgggaagcccattctgcaTACTAGTTGAGCCTTATTATATGAACTTTATGAAAACAGATATTGGTTTGACAGTCTTCTtagccttgttgtttatccagccTCTGAAGGTTACATAAAATttggctttttatattttaaattagaatgTTATTTACTCTGATCCTTCCTTTTAGTTAAATCAGCACTCAGCAAAGCTAGCATGAAATTACCCATTTTGATTagaaaagactttttctgcattagATAATAATTGTGCTGTAAGCTTAACTGTGCATTCTGCTTACCTGAGCATCTCACTCTGGTGAGGGCTTCTCCCACACAGAACTGTCCTTTACCTCCTGTAGCCTACATAGTTGTCTCTGAGCTCAGTTGATAGTGTTAGTTAAAAGAGAGCTTCTATGAAAATCTTGAAATACATATCATAATTTCGCTTGGAAGATTGAAAAAAGCTTCAAAGAACATGCATAGCtatatttgagaaggaaatgtcttttagtttttaatttgtaCACAGTATATCATTTGAATACATTCATTTACCAGATTCTTTATTGAGCTTTTACGTGCAGGGAATGCACAGTCTACAGGGACTATACAGAACTGATAAAAGAGTAATTGCTTAGCGAGCTGATTTTTGCTATTTATCCCAAATAGTACTATTAATCCTGTAAGTACTTCATTAGATGAATCCACTCTTTAAGTttgtgtacataaatatatacattttattttgcctAGTATCATATAATTTGGTAAAAGTAATAATTTATACCTTCCACTAAGGAACtaaggagcttccctgatagctcagttggtaaagaatgtgcctgcaatgcaggagacccctgcaTTCCCTGCGTCGGGAATATCcacttgagttgggaagatccatccACTGggcaagggataggctacccactccagtgttgttgggcTTAGGGAACCAGGGGGTGgcaatcctcctgcaatgtgggagacctgggttggatcccttggctgggaatattccctggagaagggaagagctacccaatccagtattctggcctggagaattccacgaactgtatagtccatgggggtcccaaagagttggacacgtccgagccactttgacttcacttcacttcaaggaaCATACTGCCCTCTACTGCTTGGATTGGGAACTCTACTGAATTTCATGGACTTAGCTCTTTTTGAGAATGAGTCTATATAAAAAGCTTTTACAGCAATGCTgcttttaaaacattgttttgaTTTTGAATACTAGTCTAACACATTGCTGTCTAAAGTGATTTTTTTGTGATGAGGAAGTTTTGTGATGAGTTGTTGACCTCTGGTCTCCAGTACAAAATAGTTTTCTTAGCTTTCCCTACTCATAAATTCCCTGAACCAATTTAAGTCCCTTTTGGTTTTCtcatcccttttttctttttttttaaagtattttatatgtttggctgcgctgggtcttagttgtggcacttgggattttctgtcttcctgtgacgtgcagggttttttttcttttttctagttgtggcatgtgggatctagttctctgaccagggattgaaccccagtccccTGCACTGAgatcacagagtcttaaccactaaaccaccagggaagtcccaagtcccTTTTGGAATAGGCAGGCATAAATAATCTTAAATTGGTTGTTGTCTTTCTAATTAGtatgtttttctttgtaaaaaacaACTGACTAGTAGATTTGTGGTTTCCAAAAGTTTTAAGCGTATTTAAAAGCAACAGTAGTCCCGCTCAGTCTTTTTTTCTCACAGAGAAATTTTATGTGGGATCCCGATCTATAATACAACTGTTGGTCTGGTGAATACCACTCTAATGCCTGAAGTATCTTGGTTTCCCAAGAAACGCAAAAGTTTGAAAACATTATACTAGATAACAGTGGTATGTTAGTTTCATAGTTCTGTTGTCAGGGAAAACTTAAAACTTgcctatgtatatatttatgattttttattaataaatataatcttTTGATCCTCTAAGTCTTAAAAAGTAATGCGATTTTTTGAACCTGAGATGTGTTTTGTTCTTATGCAAATTTTAACcatattcttgtttttctttcaagcTAAAGAGGAAAAAGCAAGTTGCTCCAGAAAAACCTGTAAAGAAGCAAAAAACTGGTGAGACCTCCAGAGCACTGTCATCCTCCaagcagagcagcagcagcagagatgatAACATGTTTCAGGTAAAACTGGTATTTCCTTAATCTAGAAGTGTTACCCGGCTTGATCTGAAGAATATGAAAAGTACCTCATCTGTTAATGCTTGCTAATCTTTTCTGTATACTATCCTCTTGACTAAGGATAGTCCTTGAAATATAAGAAGAAGTTGGTAGAAATGAAAGCAATTTATATGATGCTAGATTTTTGTTAAGATCTAGAGTTCTGTGAttttgctgtatttaaaacaaaGGGAGTTTAGcggaatcagaaaaagaaagattgagAACTGCGCATTTATGGAGCAGATTGGAGGAGGTAGGTCTAGCACTGGGCTGTGAAGTGTGGATAGGATATTACTAGAGGGGAGACTGCAATATGACCTGCCTAATTTTGACTTGATAAcagaaaaggtaaaagaaaatgaatcttcTGTTTATAtattgggtggggtgggggggtagaAATAAGGTTGAGTAGTGAGGGAAGTGCCTTAGAGGGCTTTGATGAAATTACCGATACAACTTTTTCCCTTGGGTTTCTTATCTTGTTTTAGGGAGACTTGTTATTGGCATCATGGTACAAGAAGGATTTATGGGAGAGGCAGTGGGGATAGATTGATGTGAGGTGATAAGGGCTTAGATGGTTTTCCCAGAAGATGGAATAGTGATTAAGAGAGCTAGTGAGGAAGAGTGGACTGGAGGAATGAAGCAATCAGTgaagactggtttcaaatttgAGACAATAGAGATGGTTTCACTGATAAACGGCAAAGGTGGTTAAGTTTGGCATTTGAGACCTGATTATAAGTATGGTAAAGTGTCTTTCCTTTAGCACCTGGAGGGTTTAGTTGGGAAATGTTCATGTGGGAACATATGGTACGATTGACTGAAGCCTTCTGCTGAAGTAAGCATAAACCAGAGGGGGAAGAGAGGTGATTGAGTACATGTCTTGTGATAACTTAGGGTGGAAGGAAAAAGAGGATATAGGTAAGAGAAGGTGAAGGAAAGTAAGAAGAGTGTGCTAATGGGAGCAGGAAAAAAGTAAGTGCTTGTGGGAACATAAAAAAGATAAGGAGACATTAGTTGAAGCCAGAAGGTTGGACAAGATGAGActgcaaacatttttttattagaaagtgaggcatggggaatacatgtaaatccatggctgattcatgtcaatgtatggcaaaaaccactataatattgtaaagtaattagcctccaactaataaaaagaaatggggaaaaaaaaactatatatatatataggagtaAAACTTTACCCAAGTAGCCCCAGTATATGTTATTTACCATCTGTTTCTCTGTCTTAGAATATACCAGGATAAATCATTTtattgctgtaaaaaaaaaaaagaaagtgaggcttgtgtgtgtgtgcactctttTGAAAAGTTAGTGATGTCCTTGAAAGACAGAGTACCAGGGTTAAGGTGAGAATGGGAAACTAGAAATTggatatttttattcaattttgcCTTGTTATATGTCTGGATTAAGAAATAAGACACATGATAACTGTACTTAACACTGTATTGAACATTTGAACTGTACTAAGTGGATTTTCAGATGTACCAGTCATGCAAAAAATGGTAATGTGTTAGCTTGAATATACTAGTAGTTTTTTCACTCTGAGTGTGTGAATATTGaatcaagttgttcattttaaatacatacattttaaaattatttttaattttatgatttacTTATGGGCTTTAGTCTTCtgacttttgtatattttagaggtaCTAGGAGTAGACTAATTTGATAGAGAACATAAATCGATGTTTGTAAGGAAGAATTATGAAAGGGCCCTCCTTTATGTGAGTAGATAATACGATTAAAACTATGATAAGGGCTGAGAAGTTACAGTGCAGATGATTAGGAGTGAGAAATGCTCTGAGAATCTTTCCTGaaggaagtgacatttgaagCTTATGACATAAAGGAGCAGCCAGCTGTACCAAGTGTGGGGGAGAGGAAAGCATTTTCAAAGGAGAGGGCATTGTGCAGATGCCTTGAAGTGGGAGGGAGCTTGGATTGTGCAGGAAGGTTGGCTGAGAGTGTAGGTAGGTCAAGTTGGTAAGGAAGGTGAAGGGTCAGCTCTTGCAGGGCTTTCCTATTGGGAGGCCATTTTTAGGAGCTGAACCTTCTAAGTGCACTGGAAGGCTATTTTAAGGGGCAGAATGAAATGTAAAATCTGCAAGAGAGTATCCCTTCCTTTCATAGCCTTTCCTCCTGTGTAGAATGAAGGGCTACTTTGGAATATTTCAACTTAATGTTTATACTAAAGATACAGACTTCTTTCAAGTATTTACTTGGCAGCTGTCTTGGGCTTTTCTCTGATCAGTTCTGTTTGCCATATGCCTACTTGTACTTGGATAATAATAGAGCCACTGTAGCCTCTTAGTGGATTTTATCTTTTCTACCTTACCCTTGTTTGTACAGATAAACCAGGAACCACGTTTAGAGATTTTATTCTATTAGAGCAGGCTGGGGAAACTAGTTCTTTTATTATGGGGAAGTTATTATCTCACCAAAAAAAAGCGAGTTCAGTTCTTAAACCTTCATTTGAAAGGATCCCAAGCCTGAAAGGCTATTTATAGACTCCTCATTCTTTTGAAAGGGCCTCTGGGAGGAACATAGGCCTTATTTTCAGAGTGACTTTTCAAGATCTAGCCTGTGAAAGTGGTCTGTGTAGGCATTCTAAGAGaattgttactgttcagttgctagatcgagtctgattctttgcgaccccatggaatgcagcacaccacgTTTCCCTGTCCTGTCATCATCTGGAGCTTGTTCAGACACTTTATTATCTCACCaaatgagttgatgatgccatctaaccatctcatcctctgttgtcaccttctcctcctgccctcaatctttcccagcatcagggtcttttccaatgagttcattctttgcatcaggtggcaaagtattggagcttcagcatcaatccttccagtgaatattcagggttgatttcctttaggattgattgattgaaGAGCTAACACAGCATTTAATTTCATTGCCATTAGAGCTTTTTCCTTGAAATGGTATTTTGGCCgtagaaaaatattttggtgGTAATACTTTTAATTTGAATCCAAAGCACGTTAGAGTGAGTACGTTGGTTATATAAAATGAGGGCTTTATTAGTAATAATGGTTTGATAATTTATTAGAAAGGTGCAGGATGgggtttttaaaaggaaaatcagttgctttcattgtattttgtaaatttgtaataagttttatttaattttaaaaatagtgctGTATGTTTTCTATGTTTTTCATTTACCAAGAAAATGCCTAGAAGATAGCTTCCATTTCCAGAGTGGAACTTTCTTAGAGATTGCTAGAATCTTTAAGGATCTGGGTTATCAGGTACACTTTACCAAAGACAAATCTAAAATCTACATTAAAATTGTTTGGAGTAGCCATaagacaagattaaaaaaaaaaccaaaaactaaatACCCACTTTTTGAGAATAGGTCACTAATTAGAAATAGGTCACTAATAGAATAGGTCTACTAATTAGAAAACTAACTAGTAGAATTAGTTTTCTCTGTGTGTAGTGTGAGGTAGTTGTTGAGACTCATTTTTCACCCCTGTGCAGATAATCTAGGTGTTGTAGTACCGTTTTTTGAAGACTATTCTTTTCCTGTTGACTCACCTTggatatttataaagaaaatcagtaaatatataaagtatCTATTTCTAAACTCTGTtgtattccattggtctatatatctgtctttacttcagtaccacactgtcttaatcactgtacttttttttttttttttttaattactgtacTTTTATGGTGAGCTTTGCAGTCAGGTAGTGTAAGTCCTTTAACATTGTTCTTGTTTTTCACCTTCAGAATTATTTTTGCTATTCTATGTATTTTGTATTTACATACACATTTTATAATCAGTTTGTCAGTTTTTATCCACAAGTctactgggattttgattgggattgggGAAGCTGAAGAACAGTTTGGAAAAAATTTACAACTTGATCATATTGGTATCTTTTTCCATTAATTTAGATCTTtttgaatttctgttttgtaatttttctggtATATCTTCTGTCAAATTTATTCCAAAGCATTTTGTGTGTTTTGATTCTATCTCAAATGTATTGTTTCCTAACATCATTTTTTAGTCATTCGTtgctaaaaatacatataatattacataatatatgtaaattacaacattctatattttataaatgttaaaaatatatttttaacgatgtgttagaattttctctgttgaTGATTTTGTCTGCTTTTAtatcatccttttctttttcttgctttattgctATTGTTTCCAGAACAGTATTGAAAAGAAGTGGTGAGAGCAGACACCTTGTTTTATTCCTGATGTCAGGGGCAAGGcattctctcttttccctctaaggTGTATCACTTAAGCTCTGGAATGAATCTGTGTACTGTGGATTTTCTGCTTTAGACTGGGGGAATGAAAAGTTATGGAATAAACACAGTGCAGTCTTCTGTAGGGTCCATCTTTATTTGGAGATTTGTGTTAAAGTGGACGCTGTATGTATTAAGGGAGAGCATACAAAATGCGCAGTAAGTTTTGGTCACAGTAAGTTTTAGATTTTGGTGGAGCAGCGTCATTCTGTGTCATCAggccttctcttccttttcaccCACACAGTTCTTTGGTGCCAGTGTTCTCTGAAGCATTTTTGCCAAATTTTATTATCAGTTTATTGATCTATACTTTTTccctattttaaataatttattataatcacaagttatttgaaaaatgtttaggGACTTCAAATTGTAAAATCGCAAAGGTTTAAATATGTGATGGTCAGCCATGTTTGGGAGGAAGAAAATGCCTCTTTAAGTTGGTCTTTGGCAAGCAAAAACGATTATGCATGTCATTGAAATTGTGGATGAGGAAGCTTGTGAGAAGTTTCTAGGGATCGAGGTAGAAGTTCACATAGCTAGCCAACAGTGTGTAGTGTTAACTGTATTGTACCATGCTGTTTACATAAAATAACTGAGTATTGTTATTATTAAGACTGGCAAAATGCCATTCATATACTTACAttgtccctttttaaaaatagattgctTTCAGTCTtaatctttaactttttttcctagtGAGATTTTAAAGTTGTAACCGTTTTCTacatcagatttctcaggaatatAAGGAAGATTTGTAGTAAAGATGgtgttctcctttgtttttctttctgtttttggttCTTATTCCAAAGACCTGTATAAAGGCTTCAGAATTCTCTTACTGGCTTTTCAAGTCCTTTTCAGTATTAGCTCCATCTATTCAGCCTTTCCTTGAATCTCATCAGTATTgtatctttctcctttcctttgtcTATTTCCTCATCACTTTTTCCTTAATTTATGGCTTGTAGTTTTTCACTATAAGATTCCACCACTTGCAGTATCTTCCACTGCTCAAGCCCACACTGAATGCAGAGTTGACTTACCTAATCAGTATTAATTTTGGAGGTTTttagtgtattttaattttatctattcatctctcGCGTGGGCTTACCAGAAAACCAGAAGGAAATGTTGTTCACTTCAGTGCTGTAGGTGCCTAAGATAACTTtacttattaattcatttaagtcAATATTATAAATCACTATTGGGAGTTTCACTGTGATAATTATTATGGTCTTATTTAATTCATCCATTAAAACAGTTTACTGGGAACCCAGTATGACAGGCACTAGGGATATGAAGAGGACTGTAAAAAGTAAGCCATTAATACTGACAGTAGGATCACTGGTGACTTTAGAAACGGAGGACAGAGCGTGTTTGGAAATGGTAGATACGAAACCAGTGGGAAGGGAAAGAATGTGCACTTCAGTGCAGATTTGAACTGCCGGGGTCCAGTTGTACATGGACAGTTTTCAGTACCACATACTTTATGATTTGTGGTTGGTTTAATCTTCAGATGTGGAGGGCCTGGCTATAATTTATGCTTGAATTACGCCCCTGAGTTGttccaagggtcaactgtatatgcTAAAAATTGGATACAAAAGGTATAAAACTTATGAATTCATGATGATGTGGGTAAGAGATTTAAGGCATTTAACCATACTTAATGGGCTGTATTTTCTCCATAAAGCATGAGACATACCCCGAAAGTAGGGGTCACACCAACAGGACAAGAAACTTATTTGTGAatgaaaaactaaaggaaaatgaaTAAGATCTGAGATAAGAAAAAGCGGCTTGAGATGTCATAGGCTGGATGAAAGCCAAGTGTGTACTTGTGTTAGCACAATCCCGATAAAAGGGATTAATAATGAAGGGACCCAGGTTTGTAAGGAAAGGAACTTTTTGATGTGTCTTAGGCACAAAATCATACCTAGTATTTTATTTAAGTTAGTAAGATTGAAGAGGTTTAAAATGAGTAAGAGGTAGGTAGAGATAGTAGAGGTTTTGATTAGAAAGTGTAATTTCTTAGCTTAAGTGCTAGACAGTACATTACAGCAGCATAAGATGTTGGAAAGTGCTTGTAGACACTGTTGAGTAAACCTTTTCCTTCCCTGTGCCGTCTGTAGTTAAGCAGCAATAGAAGATTTCTGAAAAATAGTTTCCTATGAAAAGTTCTAAGTTCTCAGTTTAAAACGGTAAGTGGAGTGTATTAAAGATGTCATTTTAAATGAATGTCTAAAAGAGAAAGCTCTCTTTTGTTCCTGTTGACTGGAGCTTTGGATTCTTACATTCAGATTGGTTGCTAAACCCGTGTAGCTGGCCGAGTCTGTGGATGCCTACGGTTGTAGTTTGTACTAGATTTTGCTTTCTCAtgatttttattgtaaaaaaaaaatacttaacatAAAACTTAACCATCTTCCCCATTTTTGAGCATATAgtaatgttaaatattttcacatttgttGTGAAACAGATTtccagagctttttcatcttgtaaaactattATATAACAACTCCCCCTTTCTCCTTATCCatagcccctggtaaccaccattctgctttctatACGACCTGACTACTCCAGGTAGCTCATATGAAGTGGAATCATCCAGTATGAAGCTTTTTGTGAAGagcttatttatttcacttagcgtatgATCTCAAGGTTCATGCATGTTGTACCGTGGGAcagtatttccttctcttttgaagccaagtaatatttcattaatgTATGTCCCACATTTAACTCAAAAATGATTGGAAATGTGAGATGTACTTTGTTTCGTTTTCttagaaagatttcttttttaacaatGAAAGCTCCCTTGATGTAGTGTTGCTATGGAGAACTGCAGTTATTTTTGTGATTAGAAGTAGAGTCAGTGTGCAGCGAGTGGGAATATAAACATGGATATCTTTGTGGGCagctattttatgttttcttttttcttttgtagattGGGAAAATGAGGTATGTTAGTGTTCGGGACTTTAAAGGGAAAGTCTTAATTGATATTAGAGAATATTGGATGGATCCAGAAGGTGAAATGAAACCAGGAAGAAAAGGTAAGGTTTAATTTCCTAAGTTTGGTCCTAATATTGGGATTATGTAAGCTTGAAATTGTTTGGactttatatgaaatttaaataatgttGGCAGTGAATAGGTCCTGAAAGATTCTCATGTTGCTTCTCTTCGTCTTCTATAGCCTTTTTGGACGTGACAGTTAACTTATTTTATGAGATGTCCTAAGTACAGCTGTTGAAATACCTCCTCCTCCCCAGTAATACCCCTGTATCACTCCAGTTGGCTGCCACTTTATTGTTAATTTGAATGTATCTTTAAGATTACCTCAATTCCAAACTAGAGTTGGGGGGGCACTGGGAAAGTATAACACTAGGAATGGAAAATCCTGATTTACAGTGTTGACTTTTGATTCATCTCCAAAGAATATTCTTTAGGGTGATATCCTTTAACCACTTTGTCTTCCatttgtgcctcatccagtccCACGCATGGCATCATCACAAAAGCATACTTTCTTTCACAAAATAGCAAGAGAACATTTGTGTACCAATAGAAATCTTTGTATTTGGCTAGTTAGCTGCTTTAGGTTGATCCTTAGCTAATGAAAAATGCctccttatttttttctattttacctgCATGCCATTTTGAAAAGCACCATGTTTGCCTCATTTAATTTTGActttattaaacttaaaacccTTAtatgttttcactctcttcttcttcAGGTCACTTTTGGATTGATCATTCAAGTTGTCCCAATGTAGCCAATGGCAAATTTCTTGTTACTGTAAACATTTACTAAAGTGATTGATTAATCCTTCCTCAGTGTTGTCCCAATAcattctcctccctcttctcaaTTCCATGGCCTCATAGCAGTTTTCTGAGAAATTTATTAATTCTTCCACTTCTGGTTTCTCTCTTTATATGTGTCAAGGATTAGAACACTAGAAGTTTAAAGTACAAAGTACTTTCTGTTCATACTTTTTCATCTTAAATAGGAACATGTCATtagctaatttttaaatgtttgtcagGTGATATGCTAAGACTTTATTCACATTGGCTAATTTTTCACAACAGCCATTTGTGTTATAAGCAcctttttacaggtgaggaaactgaggtttaatgGAGTTAGTGACAGTGAGGCTGGTATTTGAACCTTGGCAGCATGACTCCAGAGTGCACTCTTAACCAGTATGCATGGTCTAAGAAGTTCTGTTCGGGCTATGTCTCAGGGATTTTTCCAGAGTGAAATGAGTGCTTCTGGAAGAAAGCACAAAGTCATTCATGCCGAATTCCTGTGGAAATTTTGAGCAAATGTTGGAGACAGCTGGTTGTAGAAATGGGGTGTCACAAACCAAATCTAAGCTTGGCCACTTAGCCTGCTAGTTTGTAAGCATTTGTGAGCTAAATCTTCAAATCATTATTTGTTCTCACTGGGTATAATAGGCATTATGCAGGATGTGGTGTTGAAAGTAAAACTGGATAGAAGGATGACCTACAAAGGTAATTGTGATGAATATGACAAATAAATGTAAGAGATTTGATTCTTAGTGTGTCATTTGAAGTGGCAATTTTGATAAAACAGTGTTTTAGTTGGAAGTAGAAAATCCTCAAGAGAGCTTAAGTAGATTTTTcaacttt
The Muntiacus reevesi chromosome 14, mMunRee1.1, whole genome shotgun sequence DNA segment above includes these coding regions:
- the SUB1 gene encoding activated RNA polymerase II transcriptional coactivator p15 — translated: MPKSKELVSSSSSGSDSDSEVDKKLKRKKQVAPEKPVKKQKTGETSRALSSSKQSSSSRDDNMFQIGKMRYVSVRDFKGKVLIDIREYWMDPEGEMKPGRKGISLNPEQWSQLKEQISDIDDAVRKL